The Nitriliruptor alkaliphilus DSM 45188 genome includes a region encoding these proteins:
- a CDS encoding 1,4-dihydroxy-2-naphthoyl-CoA synthase encodes MVSELFDADRWREVPGFEDLTDITYHRAVDQGTVRVAFDRPEVRNAFRPHTVDELYRVLEHARTSSDVACVLLTGNGPSPKDGGWAFCSGGDQRIRGRDGYQYAAGDTAESVDPGRSGRLHILEVQRLIRFSPKAVIAVVPGWAAGGGHSLHVTCDLTIASREHARFKQTDLDVASVDGGFGSAYLATQVGQKFAREIFLLGDEYSAEDAHRMGMVNRVVDHAQLEATALDWAARIGGKSPTALRMFKFAMNLPDDGLIGQQVFAGEATRLIYGTDEAQEGRDSFLQKRDPDWSAYPYHY; translated from the coding sequence GTGGTCTCCGAGCTGTTCGACGCCGACCGGTGGCGCGAGGTCCCCGGGTTCGAGGACCTGACCGACATCACCTACCACCGGGCGGTCGACCAGGGCACGGTCCGGGTCGCGTTCGACCGGCCCGAGGTACGCAACGCGTTCCGGCCGCACACCGTCGACGAGCTGTACCGGGTGCTCGAGCACGCGCGGACCTCGTCGGATGTGGCGTGCGTGCTGCTGACGGGCAACGGCCCCTCGCCGAAGGACGGTGGGTGGGCGTTCTGCTCCGGTGGTGACCAGCGCATCCGCGGCAGGGACGGCTACCAGTACGCGGCCGGCGACACCGCCGAGTCGGTCGATCCGGGGCGGTCCGGAAGGCTGCACATCCTCGAGGTGCAGCGGCTGATCCGGTTCTCGCCGAAGGCGGTCATCGCGGTCGTCCCCGGGTGGGCGGCCGGTGGCGGTCACTCGCTGCACGTCACCTGCGACCTGACCATCGCCTCGCGCGAGCACGCCCGGTTCAAGCAGACGGACCTCGACGTCGCGTCGGTGGACGGTGGGTTCGGGTCGGCCTACCTCGCCACGCAGGTCGGCCAGAAGTTCGCCCGCGAGATCTTCCTGCTCGGTGACGAGTACTCGGCCGAGGACGCCCACCGGATGGGCATGGTCAACCGCGTGGTCGACCACGCCCAGCTCGAGGCGACCGCGCTCGACTGGGCAGCCCGCATCGGGGGCAAGTCGCCGACGGCCCTGCGCATGTTCAAGTTCGCGATGAACCTCCCCGACGACGGGCTGATCGGCCAGCAGGTCTTCGCCGGTGAGGCGACGCGCCTGATCTACGGCACCGACGAGGCGCAGGAGGGTCGCGACAGCTTCCTTCAGAAGCGCGACCCCGACTGGTCGGCCTACCCGTACCACTACTGA